The Ruania alba genome has a window encoding:
- the lgt gene encoding prolipoprotein diacylglyceryl transferase — MTAVTAAVSLAREATVVAAGIPSPSQGTWYLGPLPIRAYAIAILAGIAVAAWISVRRYRARGGPEGAILDAIFLAVPLGIIGARIYHVFSSPDAYFGPDGNPWNAFAIWNGGLGIWGAIPAGAIGVWIALRRAGLRLSTVVDSMAPAVLIAQAIGRLGNYFNQELFGAPTTLPWGLQIDPSVLAAQGMDYPAGTLFHPTFLYELVWNLAMAAVLVWADRKFRLGHGRVFWLYVVVYTLGRVWIEMLRIDEAEMVLGLRLNVWTSILVGLVAVVIFIVLSRRHPEREPSPWLPGHEPDAGDTEDDTDDGVDTDTDTDTDSGDADGDSGHDSVNVADTADTAGPDVEQQHADGAAGTDGSDGGTEPDLSGSAAPSSSASGSPDETVASDEGRNDAPR; from the coding sequence GTGACGGCGGTGACCGCTGCGGTTTCCCTTGCCCGGGAGGCCACGGTCGTAGCCGCGGGGATCCCGAGCCCCTCGCAGGGCACCTGGTACCTGGGGCCACTGCCGATCCGTGCCTATGCCATCGCGATCCTCGCCGGGATCGCCGTCGCCGCATGGATCTCGGTGCGTCGCTACCGCGCGCGGGGCGGCCCTGAGGGGGCGATCCTCGATGCGATCTTCCTCGCGGTGCCGCTGGGCATCATCGGAGCCCGGATCTACCACGTGTTCTCCTCCCCGGACGCCTACTTCGGGCCGGACGGGAACCCCTGGAACGCTTTCGCGATCTGGAACGGTGGGCTCGGCATCTGGGGGGCTATCCCAGCGGGTGCCATCGGCGTCTGGATCGCGCTCCGGCGTGCCGGGCTACGTCTGTCCACGGTGGTGGACTCCATGGCGCCTGCCGTGCTGATCGCCCAGGCGATCGGCCGGCTCGGCAATTACTTCAACCAGGAGCTCTTCGGTGCGCCGACGACGCTGCCCTGGGGGTTGCAGATCGACCCGTCCGTGCTTGCGGCACAAGGGATGGACTACCCCGCCGGCACCCTGTTTCATCCGACGTTCCTGTACGAGCTGGTGTGGAACCTCGCCATGGCGGCTGTGCTGGTCTGGGCGGACCGGAAGTTCCGGCTCGGGCACGGTCGTGTGTTCTGGCTGTATGTCGTGGTCTACACACTCGGTCGTGTCTGGATCGAGATGCTCCGCATCGACGAGGCGGAGATGGTCCTTGGGCTCCGGCTGAACGTGTGGACCTCGATCCTGGTCGGCCTGGTGGCAGTGGTGATCTTCATCGTGCTCTCCCGCCGGCATCCCGAACGGGAGCCGTCGCCGTGGCTGCCCGGACACGAGCCCGACGCGGGTGATACCGAAGACGACACTGATGACGGTGTAGACACCGACACCGACACCGACACCGACTCCGGCGACGCTGATGGTGACTCCGGTCATGATTCGGTCAACGTTGCTGACACGGCGGATACGGCTGGGCCCGACGTGGAGCAGCAGCACGCTGACGGTGCAGCCGGAACTGACGGGAGTGATGGCGGGACGGAGCCGGACCTATCGGGTTCGGCGGCCCCGTCGTCGTCCGCGAGCGGTTCGCCTGATGAGACTGTCGCCTCGGATGAAGGTCGGAACGACGCTCCGCGCTGA
- the trpA gene encoding tryptophan synthase subunit alpha — translation MTEVIASKTAAVIDAARAEGRAALVVYLPVGYPDVAGSIAAARAAVEAGADIVELGLPYSDPGMDGPVIQEAVQAALDGGTRVADVLRAVREVAETGAPTLVMTYFNPVHRFGVDAFADALAEAGGAGLITPDLIPDEAGAWTAAADRAGLDKVFLVAPSSTTERLHLTAAASRGFVYAASTMGVTGARAAVGDRAEALVAATRAAGAERVCVGLGVSTAAQAEEVARYADGVIVGSALVRTLLRADADRAAALADLRTLTADLATGVRAASRTGAVS, via the coding sequence GTGACTGAGGTGATCGCCTCCAAGACCGCGGCTGTGATCGATGCCGCCCGAGCCGAGGGGCGAGCCGCCTTGGTGGTGTACCTGCCGGTGGGCTACCCCGATGTGGCCGGTTCCATCGCTGCCGCTCGCGCTGCCGTCGAGGCAGGAGCAGACATCGTCGAGCTGGGGTTGCCGTACTCCGACCCGGGGATGGACGGACCGGTGATCCAGGAGGCCGTGCAGGCGGCCTTGGACGGCGGTACCCGCGTGGCTGACGTGCTGCGCGCTGTGCGTGAGGTGGCCGAGACCGGGGCACCGACCTTGGTGATGACGTACTTCAATCCGGTGCACCGCTTCGGGGTGGACGCCTTTGCCGATGCCCTCGCCGAAGCGGGTGGCGCCGGCCTCATCACTCCGGACCTGATTCCGGACGAGGCAGGCGCGTGGACCGCTGCGGCTGACCGAGCCGGTCTGGACAAGGTGTTCCTGGTGGCACCGAGCTCCACCACCGAGCGCCTGCACCTGACGGCGGCCGCTTCGCGCGGGTTCGTCTATGCCGCATCCACGATGGGCGTCACTGGCGCGCGCGCAGCTGTGGGCGATCGCGCCGAGGCGCTCGTGGCGGCCACACGCGCAGCGGGAGCGGAGCGGGTGTGCGTGGGGCTGGGAGTGTCCACGGCCGCGCAGGCCGAGGAGGTCGCTCGGTACGCCGACGGGGTGATCGTGGGCTCGGCGCTGGTGCGCACACTGCTGCGCGCCGACGCTGACCGCGCCGCCGCCCTGGCAGATCTGCGGACGCTGACCGCCGACCTGGCGACCGGTGTGCGCGCGGCATCGCGAACGGGAGCCGTCTCGTGA
- the trpB gene encoding tryptophan synthase subunit beta, translated as MSTEAAHALREAVGPYFGDFGGRFVPEALIAALDDLTAAWEKAKQDPEFGERLAGLHRDYTGRPSPVTEVPRFAAHAGGVRVLLKREDLNHTGSHKINNVLGQALLTEMVGKTRVIAETGAGQHGVATATAAALFGLECTIYMGEEDTRRQALNVARMRLLGAEVVPVSTGSRTLKDAINEAFRDWVANVDTTNYVFGTVAGPHPFPTLVRDLQKIIGEEARAQVLDRLGRLPDAAVACVGGGSNAMGLFHAFLDDPVRLIGCEAAGDGVDTGRHAATITAGDPGVLHGARSYLLQDEDGQTIESHSISAGLDYPGVGPEHSWLASIGRAEYRPVTDAEAMNAFELLCRTEGIIPAIESAHALAGALRLGNELADAAASGDDRTDPHEIVLLVSLSGRGDKDVATAATWFDLVDPADVKEESL; from the coding sequence ATGAGCACAGAGGCCGCACACGCGTTGCGCGAGGCCGTCGGCCCGTACTTCGGGGACTTTGGTGGTCGGTTCGTGCCGGAGGCACTGATCGCGGCGCTGGACGACCTGACCGCCGCTTGGGAGAAGGCCAAGCAGGACCCGGAGTTCGGCGAGCGACTCGCCGGCCTACACCGTGACTACACCGGCCGGCCGAGCCCGGTGACGGAGGTGCCGCGGTTCGCTGCGCACGCTGGGGGAGTGCGCGTGCTACTCAAGCGGGAGGACCTCAACCACACCGGTTCGCACAAGATCAACAACGTGCTCGGACAGGCACTGCTGACCGAGATGGTGGGGAAGACGCGGGTGATCGCGGAGACCGGGGCCGGCCAGCACGGGGTGGCCACGGCGACCGCGGCGGCACTCTTCGGCCTCGAGTGCACGATCTATATGGGCGAGGAGGACACCCGCCGTCAGGCGTTGAACGTGGCACGGATGCGACTCCTCGGCGCGGAGGTGGTTCCGGTCTCAACCGGCTCTCGGACCCTCAAGGACGCCATCAACGAGGCGTTCCGGGACTGGGTCGCCAACGTGGACACGACGAACTACGTGTTCGGAACCGTGGCCGGCCCGCACCCGTTCCCCACCTTGGTCCGGGATCTGCAGAAGATCATCGGCGAGGAGGCACGCGCTCAGGTGCTGGATCGGCTGGGCCGCCTGCCCGACGCTGCGGTGGCTTGTGTGGGCGGGGGATCGAACGCGATGGGTCTGTTCCACGCCTTCCTCGACGATCCAGTGCGGCTGATCGGCTGTGAGGCCGCGGGTGACGGGGTGGACACGGGCCGGCATGCGGCCACGATCACCGCGGGTGACCCTGGGGTCTTGCACGGTGCTCGCTCGTACCTGCTGCAGGACGAGGACGGCCAGACGATCGAGTCCCACTCCATCTCTGCCGGCCTCGACTATCCGGGGGTGGGTCCGGAGCACTCCTGGCTCGCCAGCATCGGCCGAGCCGAGTACCGGCCGGTCACCGACGCCGAGGCGATGAACGCCTTCGAGCTGCTGTGCCGTACCGAGGGGATCATCCCGGCGATCGAAAGCGCGCACGCCCTCGCTGGCGCGCTGCGGTTGGGCAACGAGCTGGCCGACGCCGCGGCGTCCGGTGACGACCGGACCGACCCGCACGAGATCGTCCTGCTGGTCTCCCTCTCCGGGCGAGGGGACAAGGATGTCGCGACCGCCGCCACCTGGTTCGACCTGGTGGACCCGGCAGACGTGAAGGAGGAGTCCCTGTGA
- the trpC gene encoding indole-3-glycerol phosphate synthase TrpC, with protein MTVLEDIVSGVREDLAAREAAVPLDAVKRQADAQPSAKNAIDALRQEDAVTVIAEVKRSSPSKGALAEIADPAGLAADYESGGASAISVLTERRRFGGSLEDLAGVRARVDVPVLRKDFVVAPYQVWEARAHGADLVLLIVAALEQTVLTSLVDRVHSLGMTALVEVHSEEEVLRAVDAGARVIGVNARDLHTLEVHRGVFARVAPHVPAGIVTVAESGVRGPHDVLEYARAGADAVLVGEALVTQGDPRAAVADMVAAGAHPALRAVRSR; from the coding sequence GTGACCGTTCTGGAAGACATTGTCAGCGGGGTCCGAGAGGATCTGGCCGCCCGTGAGGCTGCCGTCCCGCTCGACGCGGTGAAGCGTCAGGCGGACGCGCAACCATCGGCGAAGAACGCTATCGACGCGCTGCGCCAGGAAGACGCGGTGACGGTGATCGCCGAGGTGAAGCGTTCCAGCCCGTCGAAGGGTGCGCTGGCCGAGATCGCCGATCCGGCCGGTCTGGCCGCTGACTACGAGAGCGGCGGGGCGAGCGCCATCAGCGTCCTCACCGAACGACGGCGCTTCGGTGGGTCGTTGGAGGACTTGGCCGGTGTGCGCGCCCGGGTGGACGTGCCGGTGCTCCGCAAGGATTTCGTCGTGGCGCCTTATCAGGTCTGGGAAGCCCGCGCGCATGGGGCCGATCTCGTGCTGCTGATCGTCGCGGCGCTCGAGCAGACGGTGCTCACCTCCTTGGTCGACCGCGTGCACTCGCTCGGTATGACGGCGCTGGTCGAGGTCCACTCGGAGGAGGAAGTGCTCCGCGCGGTGGATGCCGGGGCGCGAGTGATCGGTGTCAACGCTCGGGATCTGCATACGCTCGAGGTGCATCGCGGGGTTTTCGCCCGGGTTGCGCCGCACGTTCCCGCTGGCATCGTCACCGTGGCCGAGTCCGGCGTTCGGGGCCCCCACGACGTGCTCGAGTACGCACGCGCCGGAGCTGACGCGGTCCTCGTGGGTGAGGCGCTGGTGACCCAGGGCGACCCGCGCGCCGCGGTGGCGGACATGGTGGCGGCCGGGGCGCACCCCGCCCTACGAGCGGTGCGTTCTCGATGA
- a CDS encoding DUF4190 domain-containing protein — translation MSYPPPGQGNGPYGQNDPYGGSSNPSSPYGSPGQQPGPYGGSSGQPGPYGDSAGQPGQQPGQYPQPGQYGQPGGVPGPYDAAPGAYQAPGAYAGYGGGYPPVGGQNNALGGWSLGLGIGGIVLTCMWVGWLAAIGAVITGFMARKAVAEGRASNGGMALAGIILGFVGIAATIVLIVLAVIGVAYGDMYNMF, via the coding sequence ATGAGCTATCCGCCCCCCGGTCAGGGCAACGGTCCATACGGCCAGAACGACCCGTACGGCGGGTCGTCGAACCCGTCGTCGCCGTACGGCTCCCCGGGGCAACAGCCCGGCCCCTACGGCGGATCGTCAGGTCAGCCCGGCCCCTACGGCGATTCCGCCGGACAACCGGGGCAGCAGCCCGGGCAGTACCCCCAGCCCGGGCAGTACGGACAGCCCGGCGGTGTGCCGGGGCCCTACGACGCTGCACCGGGCGCGTACCAAGCTCCGGGCGCGTATGCCGGCTACGGCGGCGGATACCCGCCGGTCGGCGGGCAGAACAACGCCCTGGGCGGATGGTCGCTGGGTCTGGGGATCGGCGGGATCGTGCTCACCTGCATGTGGGTGGGATGGCTGGCTGCGATCGGTGCGGTGATCACCGGATTCATGGCGCGCAAGGCGGTGGCCGAGGGGCGTGCCAGCAACGGCGGGATGGCCCTGGCCGGCATCATCCTGGGCTTCGTCGGGATCGCGGCAACGATCGTGCTGATCGTCCTCGCGGTGATCGGCGTCGCCTACGGCGACATGTACAACATGTTCTGA
- a CDS encoding DUF2752 domain-containing protein codes for MQTDRPESVEQAAPVTHGHARAKRDTIAPTVLGASIVVGTAVVVLMEPHDGGPVMCPFLLLTGYLCPGCGGLRTTYALATGDLVAAWDANPMLAVGLPVVAVLWLVWAVRSWRNLPKLALPRWLPLLGILVAMFWVVRNIPAVQPFLGP; via the coding sequence ATGCAGACTGATCGACCGGAGTCGGTCGAGCAGGCTGCACCGGTGACGCACGGCCACGCGCGTGCGAAGCGCGACACGATCGCACCGACGGTACTCGGCGCCTCGATCGTGGTCGGGACCGCCGTGGTGGTCCTGATGGAACCGCACGATGGCGGCCCTGTGATGTGCCCGTTCCTGCTGTTGACGGGGTACTTGTGCCCAGGGTGCGGTGGTCTACGCACCACCTACGCCCTGGCGACCGGGGATCTCGTCGCTGCCTGGGACGCCAACCCCATGCTGGCGGTCGGATTGCCCGTGGTCGCGGTGCTGTGGCTGGTGTGGGCGGTGCGGTCCTGGCGCAACCTGCCGAAGTTGGCGCTGCCGCGGTGGTTGCCGCTGCTGGGCATCCTGGTGGCGATGTTCTGGGTGGTGCGGAACATCCCTGCTGTGCAACCGTTCCTGGGCCCCTAG
- a CDS encoding HGxxPAAW family protein, with amino-acid sequence MTTTSRTGVVESASADSVAGGHYPAENLPVAAPPQNHGRTVAAWALFWFGVIASTVSGIGFVLPSMPVILAGVAVFVVGAVVSVALRAAGHGQAPKARARG; translated from the coding sequence ATGACCACCACGTCCCGTACCGGTGTCGTTGAATCGGCGTCGGCCGATTCGGTAGCCGGCGGCCACTATCCGGCCGAGAACCTCCCTGTCGCTGCGCCGCCGCAGAACCATGGTCGGACCGTCGCCGCCTGGGCGCTCTTCTGGTTCGGTGTGATTGCTTCCACCGTGTCAGGAATCGGATTCGTACTCCCGTCGATGCCGGTGATCCTGGCAGGCGTGGCTGTGTTCGTGGTGGGTGCTGTGGTGAGCGTGGCGCTGCGCGCCGCCGGCCACGGTCAGGCCCCCAAGGCACGGGCTCGCGGCTGA
- a CDS encoding Trp biosynthesis-associated membrane protein: MRKPSGPARSGLSRRTAVLILLVCGAALLGVSLLEWASAPVRTTIGSGGTARVTGTDGAPLVPSVALLIMAAGLAIGLAGRITRVVAAVLAALGGVLAVVASVAFLRDPRTPVTSATAELTGVRELGGAVSMTAAPWVALALGAVVAVLGLVLPLRMGRWAAAAQRYERSTSDQDSGSGERTGDDAGTGGSRAAGPSTTMSDWDALSRGEDPTDR; this comes from the coding sequence ATGAGGAAGCCCAGCGGTCCCGCCAGATCAGGGTTGAGTCGCCGGACGGCGGTACTCATCCTGCTCGTGTGCGGTGCCGCCCTGCTCGGGGTGAGTCTGCTGGAGTGGGCCAGTGCTCCCGTGCGCACCACCATCGGCTCAGGCGGTACCGCCCGCGTGACTGGCACTGACGGAGCGCCGTTGGTGCCCAGCGTGGCGTTGCTGATCATGGCGGCTGGTCTGGCGATCGGGCTCGCCGGACGCATCACCCGGGTGGTGGCCGCTGTCTTGGCTGCCCTCGGGGGTGTGCTCGCGGTGGTCGCGTCGGTGGCGTTCCTGCGTGATCCGAGGACGCCGGTCACTTCAGCGACCGCCGAACTGACCGGGGTGCGTGAGCTCGGCGGGGCAGTGAGCATGACGGCGGCCCCGTGGGTGGCGCTGGCACTCGGCGCGGTGGTGGCGGTGCTCGGGTTGGTGCTGCCCCTGCGGATGGGGCGATGGGCGGCGGCAGCGCAGCGCTACGAACGCAGCACCTCGGATCAGGACAGCGGCTCAGGTGAGCGGACCGGAGACGATGCCGGGACCGGCGGCTCGCGGGCCGCAGGCCCGAGCACCACGATGTCCGACTGGGACGCGTTGAGCCGCGGCGAGGACCCCACGGACCGGTAG
- a CDS encoding anthranilate synthase component I, whose translation MSEPCAAPAWGATWPALPEFREMANHRRVIPVVRRLLADDVTPVGLYRQLSSGRPGTFVLESATDGAWSRWSFIGVSARAILTERDGQAHWTGDVPVSVPTEGDVLDVLRGTLAALHTPSIEHLPPLTGGLVGSLGWDVTHHWEPTLPQVPPDELNVPEVALCLVGDMAAIDHHSGDVWLIANAINADDTDARVDEAHADAVARLDVMQARLAAPARSHALRSVPATEPELRFRTSREDYAVSVQAAKAAIRDGEVFQVVLSQRLDLDCPADPLDVYRVLRTINPSPYMYFLHLADADGGEFHVVGSSPETLVKVTGREAQSFPIAGSRPRGRTPAEDRTHAEELLEDPKERAEHLMLVDLARNDLGRVCEAGSVAVVEFMEIKRFSHIMHMSSTVVGTVRPEASAVDVLTATFPAGTLSGAPKPRAIALIDELEPARRGIYGGTVGYFDLDGDLDMAIAIRTALIKDGQASVQAGGGLVADSDPEAEYWETRNKAAAAVRAVQVAAGVAGLDADPEGSA comes from the coding sequence ATGAGTGAGCCGTGCGCCGCGCCCGCGTGGGGTGCCACCTGGCCCGCGCTGCCGGAGTTCCGGGAGATGGCCAACCACCGCCGGGTGATCCCGGTGGTGCGCCGCCTGCTCGCCGACGACGTCACCCCGGTGGGCCTGTATCGCCAGCTCTCCTCGGGTCGGCCGGGCACGTTCGTGCTGGAGTCCGCCACCGACGGCGCCTGGTCCCGGTGGTCTTTCATCGGCGTCTCCGCACGCGCCATCCTCACCGAACGGGATGGCCAGGCGCACTGGACCGGTGACGTGCCGGTGTCGGTTCCCACCGAGGGCGACGTGCTGGATGTGCTCAGGGGGACGTTGGCCGCCCTGCACACTCCGAGTATCGAGCACCTGCCACCGCTCACCGGCGGACTGGTGGGCTCGCTCGGATGGGACGTGACCCACCACTGGGAGCCCACCTTGCCTCAGGTGCCGCCGGACGAACTGAACGTCCCGGAGGTCGCGCTGTGCCTGGTCGGCGACATGGCGGCGATCGATCACCACTCCGGGGACGTGTGGCTGATCGCGAACGCGATCAACGCCGATGACACCGACGCTCGGGTGGACGAGGCGCACGCCGACGCCGTGGCACGCCTGGACGTGATGCAGGCTCGGCTGGCCGCACCGGCCCGCTCGCACGCGCTGCGCAGCGTCCCGGCCACCGAGCCGGAGCTGCGGTTCCGGACCTCTCGGGAGGACTACGCCGTCAGTGTGCAGGCTGCCAAGGCGGCGATCCGGGACGGTGAGGTGTTCCAGGTGGTGCTCTCCCAGCGCCTCGACCTGGACTGCCCGGCTGACCCGCTGGACGTCTACCGGGTGCTGCGTACGATCAACCCGAGCCCGTACATGTACTTCCTGCACCTGGCCGATGCCGACGGCGGGGAGTTCCACGTGGTCGGGTCGAGTCCGGAGACGCTGGTGAAGGTGACCGGCCGGGAAGCGCAGAGCTTCCCGATCGCCGGTTCCCGGCCGCGCGGGCGTACCCCGGCTGAGGACCGGACCCACGCCGAGGAGCTCCTGGAGGATCCGAAGGAGCGTGCCGAGCACCTGATGCTGGTGGACCTCGCCCGCAACGACCTGGGCCGGGTGTGCGAGGCGGGCTCGGTGGCGGTGGTGGAGTTCATGGAGATCAAGCGGTTCAGCCACATCATGCACATGAGCTCGACCGTGGTGGGCACGGTGCGCCCGGAGGCCTCGGCCGTGGACGTGCTCACCGCGACCTTCCCGGCCGGCACTCTCTCCGGGGCGCCGAAACCACGCGCGATCGCTCTCATCGACGAGCTGGAGCCGGCCCGGCGGGGGATCTACGGCGGCACCGTCGGCTACTTCGACCTCGACGGTGACCTCGATATGGCCATCGCGATCCGGACGGCACTGATCAAGGACGGGCAGGCGAGCGTGCAGGCGGGCGGGGGACTGGTGGCCGACTCCGACCCCGAGGCGGAGTACTGGGAGACCCGGAACAAGGCAGCGGCGGCCGTACGTGCGGTCCAGGTGGCAGCGGGCGTGGCGGGTCTCGATGCTGATCCCGAAGGTTCTGCATGA
- the hisI gene encoding phosphoribosyl-AMP cyclohydrolase, whose amino-acid sequence MSDASLTLDPAVAQRLIRNDQGLVCVVVQDDDSDEVLMVAWMDDEALRRTLTEGRATYWSRSRQEYWRKGDTSGHVQYVRSVAIDCDGDALLLRVEQIGPACHTGVRSCFRAGGLLPLGGRDE is encoded by the coding sequence GTGTCCGATGCGAGCCTCACCCTGGATCCGGCAGTCGCCCAGCGACTCATCCGCAACGATCAGGGCCTCGTGTGTGTCGTCGTGCAGGACGATGACTCCGACGAGGTCCTGATGGTGGCGTGGATGGACGACGAAGCACTGCGCCGCACGCTCACCGAGGGTCGGGCCACGTACTGGTCCCGGTCCCGGCAGGAGTACTGGCGCAAGGGCGATACGTCGGGCCACGTGCAGTATGTGCGTTCCGTGGCGATCGACTGCGACGGGGACGCCCTGCTGCTGCGGGTCGAGCAGATCGGCCCGGCGTGCCACACCGGCGTGCGCAGCTGCTTCCGCGCCGGTGGACTCCTGCCGCTTGGCGGACGAGATGAGTGA
- a CDS encoding ABC transporter ATP-binding protein, producing MSEPTSAHIEQTSSLGVLATIREGIRISPAIKEGIVVSALLAIVATAGKVIVPMAVQLTTDRGLFAEGGVNVPLVIQLCALSGVALLLTSACTTWVNIRLFRAAEAGLAQLRVKAFRHVHDLSVLTQNTERRGSLVSRVTSDVDTVSMFVQWGGMMLLLSTLQIAAATVAMFVYSWQLTLVVWAALAPMVILAPRAQRALSRAYGGVRERVGIMLGRISESVVGAQTIRAYGADARTQRRVDAAIDDHRSAAVRAQTFAAVAFSTGVLLSGLALSAVVVVGTMLGLAGEITVGGLLAFLFLVQLFVGPVQSATEVLNEMQNAVAGWRRVITVLHTPRDVTDPERPVPAGPRGPADLHFQDVSFAYPGTERVLKDVTLTIPAGARVAIVGETGSGKTTLAKLLTRMMDPAAGSVRLNDTDLRDLTLADLRDRVVMVPQEGFLFDGTIAGNIAYGRKTGTRPTDVSEVVHTLGLDDWVATLPGGVSTDVGQRGEALSAGERQLVAIARAYLADADVLVLDEATSAVDPATEQRISTALARLTHGRTSVAIAHRLSTAEAADIVVVVDAGRVVEVGNHTELLAADGVYARMYASWIVASE from the coding sequence ATGAGTGAGCCGACCAGTGCGCACATCGAGCAGACCTCCTCCCTCGGGGTCCTGGCGACGATCCGCGAGGGCATCCGGATCTCTCCGGCGATCAAGGAGGGGATCGTCGTCTCCGCTCTCCTCGCGATCGTCGCCACGGCCGGCAAGGTCATCGTGCCGATGGCGGTCCAGCTCACCACCGACCGCGGTCTGTTCGCCGAGGGTGGGGTGAATGTGCCGCTGGTGATCCAGTTGTGTGCCCTGAGCGGCGTCGCGCTGCTGCTCACCTCTGCCTGCACTACCTGGGTGAACATCCGCCTGTTCCGTGCCGCGGAGGCCGGCCTCGCGCAGCTGCGGGTGAAAGCGTTCCGGCATGTGCACGACCTGTCGGTGCTGACCCAGAACACCGAGCGGCGCGGTTCGTTGGTCTCCCGAGTGACCTCGGACGTGGACACGGTCTCGATGTTCGTGCAGTGGGGCGGCATGATGCTGCTGCTCTCCACTCTGCAGATCGCCGCCGCCACGGTGGCGATGTTCGTGTACTCCTGGCAGTTGACCCTCGTGGTGTGGGCAGCGCTCGCACCGATGGTGATCCTCGCGCCGCGGGCCCAGCGGGCCCTCAGCCGTGCCTACGGCGGCGTTCGAGAACGCGTCGGCATCATGCTCGGCCGCATCTCGGAGTCGGTGGTGGGCGCGCAGACGATCCGTGCCTACGGTGCGGATGCGCGGACCCAGCGTCGTGTCGACGCCGCGATCGATGATCACCGCAGCGCCGCTGTGCGCGCCCAGACCTTCGCGGCAGTGGCGTTCTCCACCGGGGTGCTGCTCTCCGGCCTGGCGCTGAGCGCCGTCGTCGTGGTGGGCACGATGCTCGGTCTCGCCGGTGAGATCACGGTCGGCGGCCTGCTCGCCTTCCTGTTCCTCGTGCAGCTCTTCGTCGGCCCGGTGCAGTCGGCCACCGAGGTGCTCAACGAGATGCAGAACGCCGTCGCCGGCTGGCGGCGGGTGATCACGGTTCTGCACACGCCACGAGACGTGACCGACCCGGAGCGGCCGGTCCCGGCGGGGCCCCGTGGGCCCGCCGACCTGCACTTCCAGGACGTCTCCTTCGCCTACCCGGGCACCGAACGCGTGCTCAAGGATGTGACGTTGACCATCCCGGCGGGAGCACGCGTGGCGATCGTGGGTGAGACGGGGTCGGGCAAGACCACGCTGGCCAAGCTGCTCACGCGGATGATGGATCCTGCGGCGGGGTCGGTGCGGCTGAACGACACCGACCTGCGGGACCTCACCCTCGCTGACCTGCGCGACCGGGTGGTGATGGTGCCGCAGGAAGGATTCCTGTTCGACGGCACCATCGCCGGGAACATCGCCTACGGCCGGAAGACCGGCACCAGACCCACGGACGTGTCCGAGGTGGTGCACACTCTCGGCCTGGACGACTGGGTGGCGACGCTCCCGGGTGGGGTGAGTACCGACGTCGGGCAGCGCGGGGAGGCGCTCTCGGCGGGGGAGCGTCAGCTGGTCGCGATCGCTCGTGCCTACCTGGCCGATGCGGACGTGCTGGTCCTGGACGAGGCGACCTCCGCCGTCGATCCGGCGACCGAGCAGCGGATCAGCACTGCGTTGGCCCGGCTCACCCATGGCCGTACCTCGGTGGCGATCGCACACCGGCTCTCCACTGCCGAGGCCGCCGACATCGTCGTGGTGGTCGATGCCGGCCGCGTGGTCGAGGTCGGCAACCACACCGAGCTCCTGGCCGCCGACGGCGTGTACGCGCGGATGTACGCCTCCTGGATCGTCGCCAGCGAGTAG